From the Syngnathoides biaculeatus isolate LvHL_M chromosome 10, ASM1980259v1, whole genome shotgun sequence genome, one window contains:
- the tshba gene encoding thyroid stimulating hormone subunit beta a isoform X2, which produces MASVARHDGGIFNSNPGGRYSLQSASLRPEPGLNMNAVVFTCCLLLLLCSSAAPMCIASDYTLYVEKPECDFCVAINTTICMGFCYSKDSNIRDIFGSRFVIQKGCTYDKVEYRTTQLPGCPGTASATFTYPVAISCHCGACRTDTDECAHRADVGGAACTKPVRRLYPYPDDYMLPF; this is translated from the exons ATGGCATCCgtcgcaaggcatgatgg tggcatttttaattcaaatcccggtggcagaTATTCACTTCAATCG gcGTCCCTGAGACCGGAACCCGGCCTGAACATGAACGCCGTCGTGTTCACCTGCTGCCTCCTTTTGCTGCTCTGCAGCTCGGCGGCGCCCATGTGCATCGCCTCCGATTACACGTTGTACGTGGAGAAGCCTGAGTGCGACTTCTGCGTGGCCATCAACACCACGATTTGCATGGGATTTTGCTATTCCAAG GACAGCAACATCAGAGACATATTCGGCTCGCGCTTCGTGATCCAGAAAGGCTGCACCTACGACAAGGTGGAGTACCGCACGACCCAGCTTCCCGGTTGTCCCGGAACGGCCAGCGCCACCTTCACTTACCCGGTGGCCATCAGCTGCCACTGCGGAGCCTGCCGGACCGACACCGACGAGTGTGCCCACAGGGCGGACGTGGGCGGCGCTGCGTGCACCAAACCCGTCCGACGCTTGTACCCGTACCCTGACGACTACATGCTCCCCTTTTGA
- the tshba gene encoding thyroid stimulating hormone subunit beta a isoform X1 produces the protein MLKLAKPLIVHAATELVLEILLCIVRLQFARKTKTSITSNMKFTGKPRKVFNGYIDPPVFPIDPNWTIKGRFKSIILSQASLRPEPGLNMNAVVFTCCLLLLLCSSAAPMCIASDYTLYVEKPECDFCVAINTTICMGFCYSKDSNIRDIFGSRFVIQKGCTYDKVEYRTTQLPGCPGTASATFTYPVAISCHCGACRTDTDECAHRADVGGAACTKPVRRLYPYPDDYMLPF, from the exons ATGCTAAAATTAGCCAAACCTCTCATTGTGCACGCTGCAACCGAGCTCGTACTGGAaatattgctctgtattgtccgCTTGCAGTTTGcacggaaaacaaaaacatcgaTTACAAGCAATATGAAGTTTACTGGTAAACCCCGAAAGGTTTTTAATGGTTATATTGACCCTCCCGTGTTTCCAATCGATCCCAACTGGACGATAAAAGGGCGGTTTAAAAGCATAATTCTTTCTCAG gcGTCCCTGAGACCGGAACCCGGCCTGAACATGAACGCCGTCGTGTTCACCTGCTGCCTCCTTTTGCTGCTCTGCAGCTCGGCGGCGCCCATGTGCATCGCCTCCGATTACACGTTGTACGTGGAGAAGCCTGAGTGCGACTTCTGCGTGGCCATCAACACCACGATTTGCATGGGATTTTGCTATTCCAAG GACAGCAACATCAGAGACATATTCGGCTCGCGCTTCGTGATCCAGAAAGGCTGCACCTACGACAAGGTGGAGTACCGCACGACCCAGCTTCCCGGTTGTCCCGGAACGGCCAGCGCCACCTTCACTTACCCGGTGGCCATCAGCTGCCACTGCGGAGCCTGCCGGACCGACACCGACGAGTGTGCCCACAGGGCGGACGTGGGCGGCGCTGCGTGCACCAAACCCGTCCGACGCTTGTACCCGTACCCTGACGACTACATGCTCCCCTTTTGA
- the tshba gene encoding thyroid stimulating hormone subunit beta a isoform X3: protein MASLRPEPGLNMNAVVFTCCLLLLLCSSAAPMCIASDYTLYVEKPECDFCVAINTTICMGFCYSKDSNIRDIFGSRFVIQKGCTYDKVEYRTTQLPGCPGTASATFTYPVAISCHCGACRTDTDECAHRADVGGAACTKPVRRLYPYPDDYMLPF, encoded by the exons gcGTCCCTGAGACCGGAACCCGGCCTGAACATGAACGCCGTCGTGTTCACCTGCTGCCTCCTTTTGCTGCTCTGCAGCTCGGCGGCGCCCATGTGCATCGCCTCCGATTACACGTTGTACGTGGAGAAGCCTGAGTGCGACTTCTGCGTGGCCATCAACACCACGATTTGCATGGGATTTTGCTATTCCAAG GACAGCAACATCAGAGACATATTCGGCTCGCGCTTCGTGATCCAGAAAGGCTGCACCTACGACAAGGTGGAGTACCGCACGACCCAGCTTCCCGGTTGTCCCGGAACGGCCAGCGCCACCTTCACTTACCCGGTGGCCATCAGCTGCCACTGCGGAGCCTGCCGGACCGACACCGACGAGTGTGCCCACAGGGCGGACGTGGGCGGCGCTGCGTGCACCAAACCCGTCCGACGCTTGTACCCGTACCCTGACGACTACATGCTCCCCTTTTGA